One genomic segment of Brassica napus cultivar Da-Ae chromosome A3, Da-Ae, whole genome shotgun sequence includes these proteins:
- the LOC106420092 gene encoding procardosin-A, whose amino-acid sequence MSISLRFIVAGLILFFVSRYATCQAMMRIPLKTKTLWNKDDVALTNDHDNTYFGQIMVGTPGQPFNVLFDTGSFDLWVPSLEWPKPGSKRYRSSASKTFKRDGKKAEIRYGAGSLKGFMSNDAVEIGGLRIKQQAFIEATEAPGKRIYQRPWDGIFGLSGLSKSTITGARPIWRTMMDEGVVTKKVFSIWLRRYSDSGENGGEIVFGGIDQEHFTGAHTYVDAEGPHNTFKINSFFVGKIDTKVCSKGCKVLVDSGSTYIRGPPNLIVKINKQIGVAADCSNYDKLSEVISFTIAAKIFTLTPRDYIERKNGKCKSVFADGTTDLWQLGTPFIRSFHTVWDYQTPGTVKVGFAKSK is encoded by the exons ATGAGTATTAGCTTAAGGTTTATAGTTGCTggtcttattcttttctttgtCTCGCGATACGCTAcat gTCAAGCCATGATGAGAATCCCACTCAAAACGAAAACCTTGTGGAACAAGGACGATGTGGCTTTAACAAATGATCATGACAATACTTACTTCGGGCAAATTATGGTAGGAACTCCGGGTCAGCCTTTCAACGTGTTGTTTGACACCGGGAGTTTCGACCTGTGGGTTCCTTCTTTAGAATGGCCTAAACCGGGAAGCAAAAGGTATAGATCAAGCGCATCAAAGACTTTCAAACGCGATG ggAAGAAAGCAGAAATCAGATACGGAGCAGGTTCTCTGAAGGGGTTCATGAGCAACGATGCGGTCGAGATAGGCGGGTTACGCATCAAGCAGCAAGCGTTCATTGAGGCAACTGAAGCTCCGGGTAAACGGATTTACCAAAGGCCGTGGGATGGCATATTTGGACTTTCAGGCTTATCGAAATCGACCATCACAGGAGCTCGTCCCATCTGGAGAACGATGATGGATGAAGGGGTGGTTACAAAGAAAGTGTTCTCGATATGGCTTCGACGATATAGTGATTCTGGTGAAAACGGTGGAGAAATAGTCTTTGGAGGTATAGACCAAGAGCACTTCACGGGAGCTCATACCTATGTTGATGCGGAAGGGCCGCATAACACCTTCAAGATTAACTCCTTTTTTGTGGGCAAAATTGACACGAAAGTTTGCTCCAAAGGATGCAAAGTTCTTGTGGACTCGGGGAGTACATACATTCGTGGTCCACCG AATTTGATCGTCAAGATTAATAAGCAAATCGGAGTAGCAGCAGACTGCTCTAATTATGACAAGCTGTCTGAAGTTATAAGCTTCACAATAGCCGCAAAGATTTTTACCCTGACACCACGTGAT TACATTGAGAGAAAGAATGGAAAATGCAAGAGTGTATTCGCCGATGGTACGACTGATTTATG GCAACTTGGCACGCCATTCATTCGATCATTTCATACTGTTTGGGACTACCAGACTCCAGGAACTGTTAAAGTCGGATTCGCCAAGTCCAAATAA
- the LOC106420222 gene encoding exocyst complex component SEC10b produces MTEGTRGARGPRSSSSAPVILDIEDFKGDFSFDALFGNLVNDLLPSFLEEEADSGDGHGNIDGLANGHLRGGQSDASRFSQTSSAPFFPEVDGLLSLFKDSCKELIDLRKQVDGRLNTLKKEVSTQDAKHRKTLTEIEKGVDGLFESFARLDGRISSVGQTAAKIGDHLQSADAQRETASQTIELIKYLMEFNGSPGDLMELSALFSDDSRVAEAASIAQKLRSFAEEDIGRQGAAGNATPGRGLEVAVANLQDYCNELENRLLSRFDAASQRRDLSTMSECAKILSQFNRGTSAMQHYVATRPMFIDVEVMNSDIRLVLGDDGSQPSPSNVARGLASLYKQITDTVRKEAATITAVFPAPNEVMAILVQRVLEQRVTGILDKILVKPSLSSPPPVQEGGLLLYLRMFAVAYEKTQELAKDLRAVGCGDLDVEDLTESLFSSHKDEYPEHERASLKQLYQAKMEELRAESQGSESSGTIGRSKGASISSSQQQIAVTVVTEFVRWSEEAISRCTLLSSQPATLAANVKAIFTCLLDQVSVYITEGLERARDGLSEAAGLRERFVLGTLSRRVAAAAASAAEAAAAAGESSFKAFMVAVQRCGSSVAIVQQYFANSISRLLLPVDGAHAASCEEMSTALSKAEVAAYKGLQQCIETVISEVERLLSAEQMATDYKSPDDGFSPDHRPTNACIRVVAYLSRVLESAFTALEGLNKQAFLTELGNRLDKLLLTHWQKFTFNPSGGLRLKRDINEYGDFVKRFSVPSVEEKFELLGIMANVFIVAPESLATLFEGSPSIRKDAQRFIQLREDYKSAKLATRLSSLWPSLS; encoded by the exons ATGACAGAAGGTACGAGAGGAGCAAGAGGTCCCAGATCATCATCCTCTGCTCCTGTAATACTCGACATTGAAGATTTCAAG GGAGACTTTTCATTTGATGCGTTATTTGGGAACCTGGTGAATGATCTATTGCCTTCTTTcttagaagaagaagcagattCAGGCGATGGACACGGCAACATCGATGGTTTGGCTAATGGGCATTTACGCGGGGGACAGTCTGATGCGTCCAGGTTCTCTCAGACGTCTTCTGCTCCTTTTTTCCCTGAAGTAGATGGTCTCTTGTCTCTCTTCAAAGATTCTTGCAAGGAGTTGATTGATCTTCGTAAGCAG GTTGATGGAAGGCTTAATACACTAAAGAAGGAAGTTTCAACTCAAGATGCCAAGCACCGGAAGACATTGACTGAG ATAGAGAAAGGTGTGGATGGTTTGTTTGAGAGCTTTGCGAGGCTGGACGGTCGTATTTCAAGTGTTGGACAGACCGCTGCAAAGATAGGAGATCATTTGCAG AGTGCAGATGCTCAGAGGGAAACCGCTAGCCAGACGATAGAGCTTATAAAG TACCTGATGGAGTTCAACGGCAGTCCAGGGGATCTTATGGAGCTTTCCGCTTTGTTTTCTGATGATAGCCGCGTTGCTGAGGCTGCTTCTATCGCTCAGAAACTAC GATCCTTTGCTGAGGAAGACATTGGAAGGCAAGGTGCTGCCGGAAATGCAACCCCTGGCAGAGGACTGGAAGTTGCAGTTGCTAATCTTCAGGATTACTGTAACG AATTGGAGAACAGGCTTTTATCTCGTTTTGATGCTGCATCACAGCGGAGAGATTTATCCACCATGTCAGAGTGTGCTAAGATTTTGTCACAG TTTAACAGGGGTACAAGTGCCATGCAACATTACGTGGCAACACGTCCAATGTTTATTGATGTGGAAGTCATGAATTCAGACATTAGGTTGGTGCTTGGCGACGACGGTTCTCAGCCTAGTCCTAGCAATGTTGCCCGTGGACTTGCTTCGTTATACAAACAAATTACAG ACACTGTACGCAAAGAAGCAGCGACCATTACAGCTGTTTTCCCCGCTCCAAATGAAGTTATGGCGATCTTAGTTCAG AGAGTTCTCGAGCAGCGTGTCACAGGTATTCTTGACAAAATCTTGGTGAAGCCCTCTCTTAGTAGTCCACCACCTGTGCAAGAAGGCGGACTATTACTA TATCTTAGAATGTTCGCGGTTGCATATGAGAAAACTCAAGAACTAGCTAAAGACCTCCGAGCTGTTGGATGCGGTGACCTGGATGTTGAAG ATTTGACAGAGTCCTTGTTTTCCTCGCACAAGGATGAATACCCTGAGCATGAGCGGGCCTCCTTAAAACAACTGTATCAAGCAAAG ATGGAAGAATTACGTGCTGAGAGTCAAGGCTCGGAATCATCTGGGACAATAGGACGCTCTAAGGGTGCTTCAATATCATCTTCTCAGCAGCAGATAGCAGTCACCGTTGTGACGGAGTTTGTTCGATGGAGTGAAGAAGCAATATCCAGATGCACACTGTTGTCATCTCAG CCAGCCACACTTGCAGCCAATGTTAAAGCCATATTTACTTGCCTGCTAGATCAG GTGAGCGTATACATAACTGAGGGACTTGAACGGGCAAGGGATGGCCTGTCTGAAGCTGCAGGACTGAGGGAGAGATTTGTTTTGGGCACACTTAGCAGAAGAGTGGCCGCAGCAGCTGCTTCTGCT GCAGAAGCAGCAGCTGCTGCTGGTGAAAGTAGCTTTAAAGCCTTCATGGTTGCTGTGCAACGTTGTGGTAGCAGTGTTGCTATAGTCCAGCAG tATTTTGCGAATTCTATTTCTCGGCTTCTCCTACCAGTGGATGGTGCACATGCTGCTTCATGTGAAGAAATGTCAACTGCTTTGTCCAAAGCAGAGGTTGCTGCTTACAAAGGACTCCAACAGTGCATTGAAACTGTGATATCCGAG gttGAAAGGCTGCTTTCAGCTGAGCAGATGGCTACCGATTATAAATCCCCTGATGATGGATTTTCTCCTGACCACCGCCCAACAAATGCATGCATAAG AGTCGTGGCTTATCTCTCCCGGGTACTTGAGTCAGCCTTCACTGCTTTAGAAGGTCTTAATAAGCAAGCCTTCCTGACTGAACTG GGAAACAGGCTAGACAAACTACTACTAACTCACTGGCAGAAGTTCACATTCAATCCCAG TGGAGGACTGCGGCTGAAGCGTGATATAAACGAGTATGGAGATTTTGTAAAGAGATTCAGTGTTCCATCTGTGGAGGAGAAATTTGAGCTTCTGGGCAT AATGGCGAATGTATTCATCGTTGCTCCAGAAAGTCTGGCGACATTGTTCGAGGGTAGTCCAAGCATTCGCAAAGACGCGCAAAG GTTTATACAACTGCGGGAAGACTATAAGAGTGCAAAGCTGGCAACAAGACTCAGCTCGTTGTGGCCAAGCTTGAGCTGA
- the LOC106420105 gene encoding probable F-box protein At4g22060 produces MSQEVSCGEMEPSMWSKLPSDLIQLIFESLGFADFQRAKSVCSSWRYASKQSSPNNQNPWLILFPEKGKDYCLLFDPEEKEDKLYRIQNLGANFENSNCLATYGSWLLMQDDHQYNIIYILNIFTCEKIDLPSMKSQLRIEETEDDMFLVRFDNNRYVLFWFDEKTKDYVVMWIIQLRFLVYSRRGDKFWKQIEIFDCFADMVYKDHKLYLYTSWSRDVKVLDFSQDIPRQIFETQVNYDDLGKWCLNTHICRIKNENLVVRVTGEVLRVKSIVSYNSDVWYFRIYKLDSSNSEWEKLDSLGEEEAIFLDLGITVHANTIQGIDGNSIYFSGNHNFYYDSYLGHFWSEKDIFIFNIGTQEIKRPHPSIFSSIQLSNARWFVPNFKQM; encoded by the coding sequence ATGTCTCAAGAAGTGAGTTGTGGTGAGATGGAACCAAGCATGTGGTCCAAGCTTCCTTCAGATCTCATTCAGTTGATTTTTGAAAGTCTTGGTTTTGCAGATTTTCAAAGGGCTAAATCTGTTTGTTCATCTTGGCGCTATGCATCCAAACAATCTTcaccaaacaatcaaaaccctTGGTTgattctatttccagaaaaagGTAAAGATTACTGCCTCTTGTTTGATCCCGAGGAAAAAGAAGACAAGTTATATAGAATTCAAAATCTAGGTGCCAACTTTGAAAATAGTAATTGTTTGGCTACTTATGGAAGTTGGCTCTTGATGCAAGACGATCATCAATACAATATAATATACATTTTGAATATATTCACCTGTGAGAAGATCGATCTGCCTTCCATGAAGTCTCAACTTCGCATTGAGGAGACTGAAGATGATATGTTTCTTGTAAGATTCGACAACAACAGATATGTTTTATTCTGGTTTGACGAGAAAACCAAAGATTATGTGGTTATGTGGATAATCCAACTccgatttttggtttattccaGAAGAGGTGATAAATTTTGGAAACAAATTGAGATTTTTGACTGTTTTGCTGACATGGTATACAAAGATCATAAACTTTATTTGTATACTAGTTGGTCTCGTGATGTCAAAGTCTTGGATTTTTCTCAAGACATTCCGCGACAAATCTTTGAGACGCAAGTTAACTATGATGATTTGGGAAAGTGGTGTCTTAATACTCATATATGTAGGATCAAGAATGAAAATCTTGTAGTCAGAGTGACTGGTGAAGTTCTGAGGGTTAAGAGCATAGTTTCGTACAATTCTGATGTTTGGTACTTCCGCATCTACAAGTTGGATTCATCAAATAGTGAGTGGGAGAAACTTGATTCtttgggagaagaagaagcgatATTTTTGGATCTTGGTATCACCGTGCATGCCAACACCATCCAAGGAATCGATGGAAATTCAATATATTTCAGTGGCAATCATAATTTCTATTATGATTCTTATTTGGGTCATTTTTGGAGTGAAAAGGATATATTTATCTTCAATATTGGCACACAAGAAATTAAAAGACCACATCCAAGTATCTTTTCGTCCATTCAATTATCTAATGCTCGATGGTTTGTCCCAAATTTCAAACAAATGTGA
- the LOC106420228 gene encoding uncharacterized protein LOC106420228 — translation MSSSIQIVVETQVEALSLKDQDEKKIEIVSNELSFGNHGGCCAICLDTIPLQETAMVKGCEHAYCVTCILRWASYKEKPTCPQCKHPFDFLNVHRALDGSVEDFMFEESVCLLLRASWFLPLEAVERVSYNGNDNYDFDIPPEYIPPEYEEEDDEDDLDEFYLHGSNLRLGNRRWGDNGFVRSGRQEARPAQAQHKHHRGGQASGSESGSSSSSREAKEEKTNNSAAATGRRAKRAMKREAANKAAEVVAAAKHEALLVRLGRK, via the exons ATGAGTTCCTCGATCCAGATCGTTGTTGAGACGCAAGTGGAAGCTTTGTCTCTTAAAGATCAG GATGAAAAGAAGATTGAAATAGTGAGCAACGAGCTGAGTTTCGGGAACCATGGCGGATGCTGTGCAATATGTTTGGATACTATACCTCTCCAAGAAACTGCTATGGTCAAAGGCTGTGAACATGCTTACTG TGTAACGTGCATACTACGTTGGGCAAGTTACAAGGAGAAACCTACCTGCCCACAATGTAAACATCCATTTGATTTTCTCAATGTCCACCGCGCTCTTGATGGAAG CGTTGAAGATTTCATGTTCGAGGAGAGCGTGTGCCTTCTCCTAAGAGCATCTTGGTTTCTTCCACTGGAAGCAGTGGAGCGGGTTTCATACAACGGCAACGACAACTACGATTTCGACATTCCACCTGAGTATATTCCACCAGAGTatgaagaggaagatgatgaagatgaccTCGACGAGTTTTATCTGCACGGTTCGAATCTTCGTTTAGGGAACAGGAGGTGGGGCGACAATGGATTCGTCAGGTCAGGCCGCCAAGAAGCAAGGCCGGCCCAGGCCCAACATAAGCACCACCGAGGTGGCCAAGCCTCTGGTTCTGAATCAGGCTCCTCTTCCTCCTCGCGTGAGGCAAAGGAGGAGAAGACTAACAACAGTGCTGCTGCAACAGGCAGGCGTGCCAAGAGGGCTATGAAGCGTGAAGCTGCAAACAAAGCTGCAGAAGTAGTTGCAGCTGCGAAGCACGAGGCTCTTTTGGTTAGGTTGGGAAGGAAGTGA